From the genome of Candidatus Baltobacteraceae bacterium, one region includes:
- a CDS encoding glycosyltransferase family 2 protein, which translates to MEEPRYLKDSPILAEQLRQLRVAKKALRAVVHEYRVVERSKFARMRSAWCGLLELFTEGSTRFMPSLTEEEETGAPRAVPDDDPYTRWMAIHNPRESDFEAMRAEIGRFTQTPLISIIMPVYNTPEKYLRAAIDSVRQQIYPHWELCIADDNSSSRRHREVLAEYAALDPRIRIVYRAVNGHISHASNSALELATGEFVGFLDHDDVLAREALYEVANIVDRHPDADMIYSDEDKIHDDDRRTDPYFKPDWCPDSFLSRMYTCHFGVYRRSLVEAVGRLRPGFEGSQDYDLVLRLTERTTRIHHIPKILYHWRVHPASMASGESSKPYSTIAAERALNEALVRRNEPGVARSLPDRGIYVVRYEIKSPGLVNVIIPTRDHGEDVDRCLTTLFEKTTNRDFEVLLLDNGSTDPGSLAVFERWARKEKRIRIVPYDVPFNFSQINNYAVARSNGPYLLFLNNDTEIITPDWMEAMVEHAQRSTIGAVGALLLYPDGSVQHAGVVIGLGGVAGHSHKYYPGDAPGYFSALKTVNNYSAVTGACMMVRRDVFESVGGFDEKLAFAFNDVDFCLKVRQAGYQNVFLPHVRLYHYESKSRGLETTPEKQARFEREVNTMIDRWKTDVTPDPCYSPNLTLAHENFAIRL; encoded by the coding sequence TTGGAAGAGCCGCGATACCTCAAAGACTCGCCCATACTCGCCGAACAATTGCGGCAACTTCGGGTCGCGAAGAAAGCTCTTCGCGCCGTGGTTCATGAATATCGCGTCGTCGAGCGGAGCAAATTCGCACGGATGCGTTCAGCATGGTGCGGCCTCTTGGAGTTGTTCACCGAAGGCTCGACAAGATTCATGCCGTCCTTGACCGAGGAGGAAGAAACCGGCGCACCACGCGCCGTGCCCGACGACGACCCCTACACTCGCTGGATGGCCATTCACAATCCGCGCGAGAGCGATTTTGAAGCAATGCGGGCGGAAATAGGCCGGTTTACCCAGACTCCGCTCATCAGTATCATCATGCCCGTGTACAACACACCCGAGAAGTATTTGCGGGCGGCGATCGACTCGGTTCGTCAACAGATTTATCCGCATTGGGAACTCTGCATCGCCGACGACAACTCCTCGAGCCGCCGGCATCGTGAGGTCCTGGCGGAATACGCCGCGCTTGACCCGCGCATCAGGATCGTGTACCGCGCGGTAAATGGGCACATTTCGCACGCATCGAACTCGGCCCTCGAACTAGCCACCGGCGAGTTCGTTGGCTTCCTCGATCACGACGACGTGCTGGCGCGCGAGGCGCTTTACGAGGTGGCTAACATCGTCGATCGCCACCCCGATGCCGATATGATCTACTCGGACGAGGATAAGATCCACGATGATGATCGTCGCACCGACCCATACTTCAAGCCGGATTGGTGCCCCGACTCCTTCCTCTCACGTATGTATACGTGCCACTTTGGCGTGTATCGTCGCTCCCTCGTCGAAGCCGTCGGACGTCTTCGGCCCGGGTTTGAAGGAAGCCAAGATTACGATCTCGTCCTGCGCTTGACCGAACGCACGACTCGCATCCACCACATACCCAAGATTCTGTACCACTGGCGCGTACATCCAGCCTCAATGGCTAGCGGTGAATCTTCCAAGCCATACTCAACGATCGCGGCCGAGCGCGCGCTGAACGAAGCGCTGGTTCGCCGTAACGAGCCAGGTGTGGCCAGATCTTTGCCAGACCGCGGCATCTATGTCGTCCGCTATGAGATTAAGTCACCGGGTCTCGTGAACGTTATCATCCCGACGCGGGATCATGGAGAGGACGTCGATCGGTGCCTCACGACGCTGTTTGAAAAGACGACCAACCGGGACTTCGAGGTCTTGCTTTTGGACAACGGGAGCACCGATCCGGGATCTCTTGCCGTCTTTGAACGGTGGGCGCGAAAGGAAAAGCGAATTCGAATCGTACCGTATGACGTGCCCTTCAATTTCTCGCAGATCAACAACTACGCGGTCGCGCGATCGAACGGTCCGTATCTGCTCTTTCTGAACAACGACACCGAAATCATCACTCCCGACTGGATGGAAGCTATGGTGGAGCACGCGCAACGCTCGACTATCGGCGCTGTCGGTGCGTTACTCTTGTATCCCGACGGATCCGTCCAGCACGCAGGCGTCGTCATAGGGCTCGGCGGCGTCGCCGGGCATAGTCACAAGTACTATCCGGGAGATGCTCCTGGCTATTTCTCTGCATTGAAGACCGTCAACAACTATTCAGCCGTTACCGGTGCATGTATGATGGTTCGCCGCGACGTTTTCGAGAGCGTGGGCGGCTTCGACGAGAAGCTGGCCTTTGCATTCAATGATGTCGATTTCTGCCTCAAGGTGCGTCAGGCGGGATACCAAAATGTGTTTTTACCGCACGTCAGACTCTACCACTACGAGTCGAAGAGCCGAGGCCTCGAAACGACCCCTGAAAAGCAAGCGCGATTCGAACGCGAGGTCAATACGATGATCGATCGCTGGAAAACGGACGTGACACCCGATCCGTGTTACAGTCCAAACCTGACACTGGCCCACGAAAACTTCGCGATACGGCTGTGA
- a CDS encoding methyltransferase domain-containing protein, with product MDSHSLLSSRSATVLDLVGSGKRVLNLECGSGRLAEFMRANGCSVTGIERSPRLADEVRAYCEDVIVADLDSRSLADVLPERLFDVVVFGDILDRVRNPGRLLDEARALLAPEGLVVLSIPDPAQDLRVAALETEEKEAQALLRMREDTLLALIEQRATLEFDTRERVAQVDRDLAASADREAELIRTGKENAERIAQLELEAAGALERQHSLSAELAVQRSAVESAVARFDALEQNYRELLGDFEKHVAEELEEIRRGGHEIHEMTRAIQRSPFWSLKLGLRRLYRFGRD from the coding sequence GTGGACAGTCACTCCCTCCTTTCCAGCCGTTCTGCTACGGTTCTCGATCTCGTGGGGTCCGGAAAACGAGTCCTGAACCTCGAGTGCGGAAGCGGGCGGCTCGCCGAGTTCATGAGAGCAAACGGCTGCAGCGTCACTGGGATCGAGCGAAGCCCCCGTTTAGCGGACGAGGTTCGAGCCTACTGCGAAGACGTTATCGTTGCAGATCTCGATAGCCGTTCGCTCGCCGATGTGCTTCCCGAGCGTCTATTCGATGTAGTCGTTTTCGGCGACATCCTCGACCGCGTACGCAACCCCGGGCGTCTCTTAGATGAGGCGCGAGCGCTCTTGGCGCCGGAAGGCCTCGTCGTGCTGTCGATTCCCGATCCCGCGCAAGACCTTCGTGTCGCAGCGCTCGAAACCGAAGAGAAGGAGGCCCAGGCGCTCCTGCGGATGCGGGAAGATACTTTGTTGGCGTTGATCGAGCAACGGGCCACATTGGAGTTTGATACGCGCGAACGAGTCGCGCAGGTGGATCGCGATCTGGCGGCGTCGGCCGATCGGGAAGCGGAACTGATCCGCACCGGTAAGGAGAACGCCGAGCGTATCGCCCAGTTGGAGTTGGAGGCGGCTGGGGCGCTCGAACGGCAGCACAGCTTATCCGCCGAACTAGCGGTCCAGCGCTCCGCCGTGGAATCCGCTGTTGCGCGTTTCGATGCGCTCGAACAAAACTATCGCGAGCTTCTCGGAGATTTTGAGAAGCACGTTGCCGAGGAACTCGAAGAGATTCGACGGGGCGGCCATGAGATCCACGAAATGACCCGAGCGATCCAGCGCAGTCCGTTCTGGTCGCTGAAGTTGGGGCTGCGCCGGCTCTACCGTTTTGGGCGCGACTAG
- a CDS encoding methyltransferase domain-containing protein: MKRIVLDADEEATDANFDEARYLSANPDVRSAVSRGDFPSGRAHFNRFGKDEGRRLARKAPELSAVRGPKMERLRQFLRSDMEHHWTDDGKVSYITEALRQETQIVDTDNISSHGYDAAVGAMIDKYEDGLLLDCGAGRRNIYYSNVVNFEIVDYDTTDVLGLGEYLPFRDNVFDAVISVAVLEHVHDPFKCAAEIARVLKRGGELFCCVPFLQPLHGYPHHYFNATSQGIRSLFESALDVTDVTVYPSTHPVWAINWILNSWAQGLSEKTREEFLSMRVSEFLAPPPSLLTQAFAADLSMEKQLELACATVLTARKVK, translated from the coding sequence ATGAAACGCATCGTGCTGGATGCGGACGAAGAAGCAACGGACGCGAATTTCGATGAAGCCCGCTACTTGAGCGCTAATCCAGATGTGCGATCCGCCGTCAGTAGGGGCGACTTTCCGTCGGGCCGCGCGCATTTCAATCGGTTTGGGAAGGATGAAGGGCGGCGTTTAGCGCGCAAAGCGCCCGAGTTGTCGGCGGTTAGAGGCCCAAAGATGGAAAGGCTGCGGCAATTTCTTCGCTCAGACATGGAACATCACTGGACCGATGACGGGAAGGTCAGCTATATTACGGAGGCGCTTCGGCAAGAGACCCAGATTGTCGATACCGATAACATTTCATCTCATGGTTACGATGCGGCTGTCGGCGCGATGATCGATAAGTACGAAGATGGCCTACTTCTCGATTGCGGCGCCGGAAGGAGGAATATCTATTATTCAAACGTCGTTAATTTCGAGATAGTCGATTATGATACGACCGACGTCCTCGGACTCGGCGAGTATCTCCCCTTTCGGGATAACGTCTTCGATGCGGTAATTTCAGTCGCCGTCCTAGAACACGTGCACGATCCATTTAAGTGTGCGGCGGAAATCGCGCGTGTCCTCAAGAGGGGGGGAGAGCTTTTCTGTTGCGTTCCCTTCCTGCAGCCCCTGCATGGCTACCCGCACCACTACTTCAATGCGACGTCTCAGGGCATCCGAAGTCTCTTCGAGAGCGCGCTCGATGTCACAGACGTCACGGTTTACCCGAGCACTCACCCTGTGTGGGCGATCAACTGGATTCTTAACAGCTGGGCGCAGGGCCTCAGCGAGAAGACGCGGGAAGAATTTCTTTCCATGCGCGTTTCCGAGTTTCTGGCCCCTCCACCCTCGTTACTCACTCAAGCGTTCGCCGCCGACCTCTCGATGGAGAAGCAGCTAGAGCTTGCTTGTGCAACGGTCCTTACGGCACGGAAGGTGAAGTGA
- a CDS encoding glycosyltransferase family 2 protein, producing MPHGSPEEAQIAALKSLVEKLRRRIGFIERSRFWKIRERWFALRAHFGVRGDPVPPLPPVDYAEAMDVQDPYARWLIHHEPRESDLCRLREVAHTFQSPPSICVVVDDASADASDAIDGVLRQAYPWVRLLRTSECSHGSDAAVRFNAALEACTEHFVAFCDPDEVLAPDASFEVAVTSYERPEADVIYGDRDTASANGRRSKPLFLPDWSPETFLCQMYTGRLVFYRRELVVAAGGFRSGFGTAAHYDLALRATERSKAIEHRGRIFYHEKAEQAGAIDKQDAAKAIRSALERRGEEGRLEHPFPEVDSTIVRYAITKPAQVEIILPTRDLPDFLGRCLTSIFDRSTYRDFRVNVIDNGSIEPATEHLLRDWHDREPRRFRVVKLDQPFNFSRLVNFGARSCDGPYLLLLNNDTEIITNDWIEAMVEQAQRPAIGVVGARLLYEDGSLQHAGVVVGLGELAGHVYRRASRDDQGPGGEILTVRNYSAVTAACMMVRRDVFEAVDGFDERLPIEFNDTDFCLRILGLGYRNVYVPHAALLHHESKTRGSGERSSASSAHKSSGRALFRERWQTSSYRDPYYNGNLTTVTDDGAIALP from the coding sequence ATGCCGCACGGATCGCCGGAAGAAGCTCAGATCGCGGCTCTGAAAAGCCTGGTAGAAAAGCTGCGGCGGCGCATCGGTTTTATCGAACGAAGCAGATTCTGGAAGATCCGCGAACGATGGTTCGCGCTCAGGGCCCATTTCGGCGTCCGAGGCGATCCGGTTCCGCCGCTGCCGCCGGTCGACTACGCCGAAGCCATGGACGTGCAGGACCCGTACGCGCGCTGGTTGATCCACCACGAGCCGCGCGAATCGGACCTGTGCAGATTGCGCGAGGTTGCCCACACGTTTCAAAGCCCGCCGTCGATTTGCGTCGTCGTCGACGACGCCTCGGCGGATGCAAGCGATGCAATCGACGGCGTCCTGCGGCAAGCGTATCCATGGGTTCGCCTGTTGCGCACGAGCGAATGCTCTCACGGCAGCGATGCAGCGGTGCGCTTCAATGCGGCGCTGGAAGCTTGCACCGAACACTTTGTTGCGTTTTGCGATCCTGACGAGGTCCTGGCGCCGGATGCCTCTTTCGAGGTCGCGGTCACCTCTTACGAGAGGCCTGAGGCCGACGTGATCTACGGCGACCGGGATACGGCCTCGGCAAACGGACGGCGCTCGAAGCCGCTCTTCTTGCCCGATTGGTCGCCCGAAACGTTTCTCTGCCAAATGTATACCGGCCGTTTGGTCTTTTATCGCCGTGAACTGGTCGTTGCGGCCGGCGGGTTCCGCAGCGGGTTCGGCACCGCCGCGCATTACGATTTAGCGCTTCGGGCAACGGAACGCAGCAAGGCCATCGAACACCGCGGGCGCATATTCTACCACGAGAAAGCGGAGCAAGCAGGGGCGATCGACAAGCAGGACGCGGCGAAAGCGATACGATCCGCACTTGAAAGACGCGGGGAAGAAGGGCGGCTCGAGCATCCCTTTCCGGAGGTTGATTCAACGATCGTTCGGTATGCGATCACGAAACCGGCGCAGGTTGAGATCATCCTTCCCACTCGCGATCTCCCCGATTTTCTCGGCCGCTGCTTGACGAGCATTTTCGACCGCTCGACCTATCGCGATTTTCGGGTCAATGTCATCGATAACGGGAGCATCGAGCCTGCGACGGAGCACCTGTTGCGTGACTGGCACGATCGAGAGCCGCGGCGATTCCGCGTCGTCAAGCTCGACCAGCCGTTTAATTTTTCGCGGCTTGTAAACTTCGGAGCGCGGTCGTGCGATGGTCCGTACCTTCTTTTGCTCAATAACGATACCGAGATAATCACTAACGACTGGATCGAAGCCATGGTCGAACAGGCGCAGCGCCCGGCAATCGGTGTGGTCGGAGCGCGCCTGCTGTACGAAGATGGATCGCTTCAACACGCCGGCGTCGTCGTCGGACTAGGCGAGTTGGCGGGCCACGTGTACCGGCGTGCGTCTCGTGACGATCAGGGGCCCGGCGGCGAGATCCTTACGGTACGCAACTACTCGGCAGTGACTGCCGCCTGCATGATGGTACGCCGCGACGTGTTCGAAGCGGTAGACGGATTCGACGAACGGCTCCCGATCGAGTTCAACGACACCGACTTCTGTTTGCGGATATTAGGCCTTGGCTATCGGAACGTCTACGTGCCTCATGCCGCCTTGCTTCATCACGAATCCAAGACGAGAGGCAGCGGCGAACGTTCATCCGCGTCTTCGGCGCACAAATCCAGCGGGCGGGCGCTATTTCGCGAGCGATGGCAAACGTCGAGCTATCGAGACCCGTATTACAACGGCAACCTGACAACCGTTACCGATGACGGTGCCATAGCTCTGCCCTAA
- a CDS encoding sulfotransferase — protein sequence MLQSKPDTGPRKLRDTAVTQGECAKRIIVVLGMHRSGTSVTMNLLNAFGVPLSDDLMDPTEHNARGYFESTTIFRLHDEIFEAMGTTWMTSSLVIPLAKNRWRTARVQTLKAELSGIVQRELEKHDGLWGFKDPRTARLLPLWLELIEELGLDPRFVLATRNPSDVAKSLFSRDGIDPIDAEILWLEHNADVVLNLRGRLDAIVDYSVWMNDPVEQARYMLERLHLDWEGTAEDIKRITSDVIAADLRHHDSAVSSFKLPFTAPFYRALLNRDLTKLYSLSEAFNAARGFAEAVLAPSRRELQRQIIDQLSPVIQARGERIVDLEAQLAKRNG from the coding sequence GTGTTACAGTCCAAACCTGACACTGGCCCACGAAAACTTCGCGATACGGCTGTGACTCAAGGCGAATGCGCTAAACGCATTATCGTCGTGCTCGGAATGCATCGCTCCGGGACGTCCGTAACGATGAATCTGCTCAACGCTTTTGGCGTCCCCCTGAGCGATGATCTCATGGACCCGACCGAGCACAATGCCAGAGGCTATTTTGAATCCACGACGATCTTTCGGCTTCACGACGAGATCTTTGAAGCGATGGGAACGACTTGGATGACCAGCAGTCTCGTCATCCCGTTAGCAAAAAACCGGTGGCGGACCGCGCGCGTTCAGACCCTGAAGGCGGAGCTTTCCGGCATCGTGCAGCGCGAGCTGGAGAAACACGACGGCCTCTGGGGCTTCAAGGACCCGCGCACTGCGCGCCTCCTGCCGCTTTGGCTCGAATTGATCGAAGAGCTCGGGCTCGATCCGCGTTTTGTGCTGGCAACGCGCAACCCGAGCGACGTGGCGAAGTCGCTTTTTTCGCGCGACGGGATCGATCCTATCGACGCCGAGATTCTGTGGCTCGAGCATAATGCCGATGTGGTGTTGAACCTGCGCGGAAGGCTCGATGCTATCGTCGACTACAGCGTATGGATGAACGATCCCGTCGAACAAGCTCGATATATGCTGGAACGGCTGCACCTCGATTGGGAGGGAACGGCGGAAGATATCAAACGCATCACTAGCGACGTTATTGCGGCGGATCTGCGTCACCACGACAGTGCCGTTTCGTCGTTCAAACTGCCCTTCACGGCACCGTTTTATCGCGCATTGTTGAATCGAGACCTGACCAAGCTCTATAGCCTTTCCGAAGCGTTCAACGCCGCGCGCGGGTTCGCGGAAGCCGTTCTAGCGCCTTCGCGCAGAGAACTCCAGCGGCAGATCATCGACCAACTCTCTCCGGTCATTCAGGCTCGCGGCGAGCGGATCGTCGACTTAGAAGCGCAGTTGGCTAAGCGGAATGGCTAG
- the rfbC gene encoding dTDP-4-dehydrorhamnose 3,5-epimerase has protein sequence MDVQPLPIDGAKKVVPDAFRDDRGYFKEIFRSSVYARIGVPGPFVQDNVSVSRARVLRGLHGDMRMAKLVQVLRGKAFDVIADVRAGSPSYGRWTAVTLEAAGHAQIYIPAGCLHGFLALEDDTLLLYKQTAEYDPAHEIGIAWNDPDLAIEWPLAGSEPLLSAKDRANPTLRERGLL, from the coding sequence ATGGACGTGCAACCCTTGCCGATCGACGGAGCCAAGAAAGTCGTGCCCGACGCCTTTCGCGACGATCGAGGCTATTTCAAGGAGATATTCCGGTCGTCGGTCTACGCACGGATCGGCGTGCCGGGACCCTTCGTACAGGACAACGTCTCCGTTTCACGGGCGCGCGTACTGCGCGGGCTCCACGGCGACATGCGCATGGCAAAACTGGTTCAGGTCCTGCGTGGAAAGGCGTTCGACGTCATCGCCGACGTGCGAGCGGGGAGCCCTAGCTACGGGCGATGGACCGCCGTGACCCTCGAGGCGGCCGGACACGCTCAAATCTACATACCGGCCGGCTGCCTCCACGGATTTCTGGCGCTCGAAGACGACACGCTGCTCCTCTACAAGCAGACGGCCGAGTACGACCCGGCCCACGAGATCGGGATCGCCTGGAACGACCCGGATCTGGCGATCGAGTGGCCTCTGGCCGGCTCGGAGCCTCTCCTCAGCGCGAAAGACCGGGCAAACCCCACCCTGCGGGAGCGGGGCCTGCTGTAA
- a CDS encoding oligosaccharide flippase family protein: protein MNALVRRVAASDFTRSSALVFAASLFANFFNYVFYVLMGRLLSVRDYGVVMSLISIVLVVLGLGSIAQTATAKLAADLRAAGDREAMASFSRGITRGSLWLAFAIALVAFGARGFIGNYLHIGNLGLVIVAGATAGIGIALLLQRGLFQGFGSFPTFALSSVLDTLRTAFLVPLVHAFGAMGSLLSFLGAVVVGSVFGELALRRRFGKMTTSARLDVRRMIVIAGATGISSSGILLLMYYDVVLARHFLTPVDAGLYGAAALAGRVIFAIISFLPTVLLPSVAVRFAHGRSSAHMLAAALGTAASVVGALAVVCAIAPKIVIRLLAGANFVPGAPLILPYVLAAGALSVASLLSTYAIARHRFGFVPYLLAVAACEVTAVALRHGSSQQIVQDVVAGHTAVLCVMAIFVVLDSTKTRQPATLPEQSC, encoded by the coding sequence ATGAACGCACTCGTCCGCCGCGTGGCAGCCAGCGACTTCACGCGGAGCAGCGCTCTCGTCTTCGCAGCGAGCCTCTTCGCGAATTTCTTCAACTACGTGTTTTACGTATTGATGGGCCGCCTGTTGTCCGTTCGCGATTATGGCGTAGTGATGTCGCTCATCTCGATCGTGTTGGTCGTATTGGGTTTGGGTTCGATCGCGCAGACCGCCACGGCAAAGCTGGCGGCGGATCTCCGGGCGGCGGGCGATCGCGAGGCGATGGCGTCGTTCTCACGAGGAATCACGCGCGGCAGCCTGTGGTTGGCGTTCGCGATTGCCCTCGTGGCCTTCGGCGCGCGGGGATTCATCGGAAACTACCTCCACATCGGCAACCTCGGGCTCGTGATCGTTGCCGGGGCGACTGCCGGCATCGGAATCGCGCTCTTGCTTCAGCGCGGCCTGTTCCAGGGGTTCGGAAGCTTCCCGACGTTCGCCCTGTCGAGCGTCCTCGACACCCTGAGAACCGCATTTCTCGTTCCGCTCGTCCACGCATTCGGAGCGATGGGCAGCTTACTCTCGTTCCTCGGCGCCGTGGTTGTCGGGTCCGTATTCGGCGAGCTAGCGTTGCGACGGCGATTCGGAAAGATGACGACCTCGGCAAGGTTGGACGTGCGGCGTATGATCGTCATCGCCGGCGCGACCGGAATCTCATCGTCCGGAATCTTGTTGCTGATGTATTACGACGTCGTGCTCGCGCGTCATTTTCTCACACCGGTTGACGCGGGCTTGTACGGTGCGGCAGCGTTGGCCGGGCGGGTGATTTTTGCGATCATCTCCTTCCTTCCCACGGTGCTACTCCCGAGCGTGGCCGTTCGCTTTGCCCATGGCAGGTCGAGCGCGCACATGCTCGCAGCGGCACTGGGTACCGCCGCATCGGTCGTCGGAGCGCTGGCAGTGGTCTGCGCCATTGCGCCGAAAATCGTGATACGCCTGTTAGCCGGAGCGAATTTCGTGCCGGGCGCACCGCTCATCTTGCCGTACGTGCTCGCCGCCGGCGCGCTCTCTGTAGCGAGCCTTCTGTCCACCTACGCAATCGCGCGTCACCGTTTTGGCTTCGTTCCGTACCTGCTGGCCGTTGCGGCCTGCGAAGTCACGGCGGTCGCCTTACGGCATGGCTCATCCCAACAGATCGTCCAGGATGTAGTCGCCGGGCACACCGCAGTTCTCTGCGTCATGGCCATTTTCGTCGTTCTCGACTCCACGAAGACGCGCCAACCCGCGACCCTTCCGGAGCAATCGTGCTGA
- the rfbD gene encoding dTDP-4-dehydrorhamnose reductase — protein sequence MRVLLIGGSGQLGTEIRARWRDDTIFAPSHAALDVLDGAAVGRALAAHRADLLVNCAAFHNVDACESQPAAAFAANASAVDAMAGTCRQHDAAFVTISTDYVFDGAKNAPYTEEDVPRPLSVYGVSKLAGELLVLRGETKAFVIRTCGVYGAAASRSKGTFIDRVIKQAQAGETIRAVSDVIASPTFAGHLAQAIRSLVASGKYGLYHACNAGAITWYDYAKKALELAEVDGAVEPISASEWKVAARRPSYSALANSKLETLGIVMPGWKEGIAAYLKSRQASGMTS from the coding sequence ATGCGTGTTCTCCTCATCGGCGGGTCAGGTCAGCTCGGCACGGAGATCCGCGCGCGTTGGCGAGACGATACGATCTTCGCGCCGTCGCATGCGGCGTTGGACGTTCTGGATGGGGCCGCCGTTGGGCGCGCGCTCGCGGCTCATCGCGCCGATCTGCTGGTGAACTGCGCCGCATTTCACAATGTGGATGCCTGCGAGTCGCAGCCGGCCGCGGCATTTGCGGCCAATGCGAGCGCCGTCGACGCGATGGCGGGCACGTGCCGGCAGCACGACGCTGCGTTCGTTACGATCAGCACGGACTACGTCTTTGACGGCGCGAAGAATGCTCCGTATACGGAAGAAGACGTGCCGCGTCCGCTCTCGGTCTACGGCGTCTCGAAATTGGCCGGCGAGCTCCTGGTGCTGCGGGGCGAAACGAAGGCGTTCGTCATTCGGACGTGCGGCGTGTACGGCGCGGCCGCGTCGAGGAGCAAGGGTACGTTCATCGATCGCGTCATCAAACAGGCGCAAGCGGGCGAAACGATTCGGGCGGTGAGCGACGTCATCGCTTCTCCGACCTTTGCCGGTCATCTGGCGCAGGCGATCCGGTCGCTGGTTGCGAGCGGGAAGTACGGACTCTATCACGCGTGTAATGCCGGCGCGATCACCTGGTACGACTATGCAAAGAAAGCGCTGGAGTTGGCGGAGGTCGACGGGGCCGTCGAACCGATCAGCGCTTCGGAGTGGAAGGTGGCGGCGCGCCGGCCCAGCTACTCCGCGCTCGCAAATTCCAAGCTCGAAACGCTCGGCATCGTCATGCCGGGTTGGAAAGAGGGCATCGCCGCCTACCTCAAGTCGAGGCAGGCGAGCGGGATGACCTCGTAA
- a CDS encoding ABC transporter permease, with translation MVVRDLVARYRGSVFGFFWTLLNPLLFMIVYTMVFSLILRVGMPHFPVYLLAGLMPFQWFSTAIFAGTSSITDGGMYVGKTVFAPAILIAVPVLSNLVNFLFSLPILLAVALLNHVPVGWPLLALPILLAIQVILTLGILMSLATLNVFFRDLQQLVGVLTMLLMYLTPIVYPLSMVPGSYKTPILANPLTSLISGYQDIFYFNRAPDWSNLVYALAWSVAAFYIGRLVFTYYQDSIPEYV, from the coding sequence TTGGTAGTCCGCGACTTAGTCGCTAGATATCGCGGATCGGTGTTCGGATTCTTCTGGACGCTCCTGAACCCGCTGTTGTTCATGATCGTCTACACGATGGTCTTTTCGCTGATCCTCCGCGTGGGCATGCCGCATTTTCCTGTCTACCTTCTGGCAGGCTTAATGCCGTTCCAATGGTTTTCCACCGCGATATTTGCCGGAACGAGCTCGATAACCGATGGCGGAATGTACGTCGGCAAAACGGTCTTTGCCCCGGCAATTCTCATAGCGGTACCCGTCCTTTCCAATCTCGTGAATTTCTTGTTTTCTCTACCGATCTTGCTCGCGGTCGCCCTCTTGAACCATGTTCCCGTTGGCTGGCCGCTTTTGGCGCTGCCGATTTTATTGGCGATCCAAGTTATCCTCACGCTCGGCATCCTGATGTCGCTGGCCACTTTGAACGTCTTCTTCCGCGACCTGCAGCAACTCGTCGGTGTGCTGACGATGCTGCTGATGTACCTAACGCCGATCGTCTATCCGCTCTCGATGGTGCCGGGAAGTTATAAGACGCCGATTCTCGCGAACCCGCTGACATCGCTGATCTCGGGGTATCAGGATATCTTCTACTTCAACCGAGCTCCTGATTGGAGCAACCTGGTGTACGCTCTCGCTTGGTCGGTGGCAGCGTTCTACATCGGCCGCCTCGTGTTTACGTACTATCAGGACTCGATTCCGGAGTACGTATAG
- a CDS encoding ABC transporter ATP-binding protein, translating into MDAIVVENVSKRFRVLTIPKQASLKQAIVGLKVLDLAKRKTLFVEAINDVSFRVQTGTTLGIIGKNGSGKSTLLRLLAGIYTPNQGSIRVRGEIAPLLSLGIGFHPEMTGRENVKLYGLVLGLTPREIESKFEEIVEFAELRDFIDAPVKVYSSGMYMRLAFAVAVSVNPDILLLDEVLAVGDEAFGAKCYARIREFKKQGKTIVLVTHSTATLLDFCDSALWIDEGSIRLYGLCDHVAEAYHQAMQAQAIAG; encoded by the coding sequence ATGGATGCGATCGTCGTCGAGAACGTCTCGAAGCGTTTCCGGGTTCTCACGATCCCCAAGCAAGCGTCGCTCAAGCAAGCCATCGTCGGCCTCAAAGTGCTCGACCTCGCCAAACGCAAGACGCTCTTCGTCGAAGCGATCAATGACGTGAGCTTCCGCGTGCAGACCGGAACGACGCTGGGGATCATCGGGAAAAACGGATCGGGGAAATCGACGCTCCTGCGGCTGCTGGCCGGTATCTACACCCCCAATCAGGGCTCGATTCGCGTTCGCGGAGAGATCGCGCCGCTGCTGAGCCTCGGCATCGGTTTTCACCCCGAAATGACCGGGAGGGAAAACGTCAAGCTGTACGGCCTCGTTCTTGGCCTCACGCCCCGGGAAATCGAAAGCAAATTCGAAGAAATCGTGGAGTTTGCCGAGCTGCGCGATTTCATCGATGCGCCGGTCAAGGTGTATTCATCCGGGATGTATATGCGCCTTGCCTTCGCTGTCGCGGTAAGCGTTAATCCCGACATACTTCTATTGGACGAAGTTCTGGCGGTCGGCGACGAGGCCTTCGGCGCGAAGTGTTACGCGCGGATCCGGGAGTTCAAGAAGCAAGGTAAGACCATCGTCCTCGTGACCCACTCAACGGCAACGCTGCTCGATTTTTGCGATAGTGCGCTGTGGATCGACGAAGGATCGATCCGATTATACGGCCTCTGCGATCACGTTGCCGAAGCGTACCATCAGGCGATGCAGGCTCAGGCGATCGCGGGATAA